Proteins encoded by one window of Maliibacterium massiliense:
- a CDS encoding YlmC/YmxH family sporulation protein: MLYSELRKKEVINTCDGSRLGNVVDLSFDAACGALEAIIVPGPGGGIFRPGNDILIPWKMIDKIGDDVILVHIQNIGGPAPRPGRHNRCGRV; this comes from the coding sequence ATGCTCTATTCGGAACTGCGCAAGAAGGAAGTTATCAACACCTGTGACGGCAGCCGCCTGGGCAACGTGGTGGACCTGTCGTTCGACGCCGCGTGCGGCGCGCTTGAGGCAATCATCGTCCCCGGGCCAGGCGGGGGTATCTTCCGGCCGGGCAACGACATACTCATTCCCTGGAAGATGATCGACAAGATCGGCGACGACGTGATATTGGTACATATCCAGAACATCGGCGGCCCCGCGCCACGCCCCGGTAGACACAACCGCTGCGGCCGGGTATAA
- the pgeF gene encoding peptidoglycan editing factor PgeF, with amino-acid sequence MTLDDRQAPGALFRTRAGVTYVALPDWEADGRVVAGFSLRCGGGSPGGGGPLNLGFSRPDTRENVQENYRRVCRAMGADVSGLVVTKQVHKDGVLVATGAHCGLGWEDYPDVEADACITRERGVLLAKLHADCVPVLLYDPDTPSVGAVHAGWRGTVARIAQKTVAAMRAQFGADPAHMRGAIGPCIGPCCFEVDMPVAEAFTEALGGAYVHADGGGKYHIDLWRYNRDQLLEAGLAPEHITCTNLCTRCGDERYFHSYRKNGPQTGSHAALIMLK; translated from the coding sequence ATGACGCTGGATGATCGACAGGCGCCCGGCGCGCTTTTTCGTACGCGCGCGGGCGTTACGTATGTGGCGCTGCCCGATTGGGAGGCGGACGGGCGCGTGGTTGCGGGCTTTTCCCTGCGCTGCGGCGGGGGGAGCCCCGGCGGGGGGGGGCCGCTGAACCTGGGCTTTTCCAGGCCGGATACGCGGGAAAACGTGCAGGAGAATTACCGGCGCGTCTGCCGGGCGATGGGCGCAGACGTATCGGGCCTGGTGGTGACCAAGCAGGTGCACAAGGACGGCGTGCTGGTGGCCACAGGCGCGCACTGCGGCCTGGGCTGGGAGGACTATCCGGATGTGGAGGCGGACGCCTGCATCACGCGCGAGAGAGGGGTGCTGCTTGCCAAGCTGCATGCCGACTGCGTGCCCGTGTTGCTCTACGATCCCGATACGCCCTCGGTGGGCGCGGTGCACGCCGGCTGGCGCGGCACGGTGGCGCGCATCGCGCAAAAGACGGTGGCGGCCATGCGCGCGCAGTTCGGCGCGGACCCCGCCCACATGCGCGGCGCCATCGGCCCTTGTATCGGGCCCTGCTGCTTTGAGGTGGATATGCCGGTGGCAGAGGCGTTTACAGAGGCGCTGGGCGGTGCGTACGTGCATGCAGACGGGGGCGGCAAGTACCACATCGACCTGTGGCGCTACAATCGGGACCAACTTCTGGAGGCGGGCCTTGCGCCGGAGCATATCACCTGCACAAACCTGTGCACCCGCTGCGGGGATGAAAGGTATTTTCATTCCTACCGAAAAAACGGCCCTCAAACGGGCAGCCACGCGGCGCTGATCATGCTCAAGTAG
- a CDS encoding VOC family protein, producing MKFSASLFVVDDIARARAFYEDILGQRVVQDYGANIAFDGGFSLQERKSWLAFIGAADDQVLRRARNAELYFETEALDDFLQKLDAHPEIARVQPLVTCPWGQRVIRIYDPDGHIVEVGESMALVCRRFLAQGMTSAQVAARAQQSLDYVLRVQRETSST from the coding sequence GTGAAGTTTTCCGCTTCCCTGTTTGTTGTGGACGATATTGCCCGCGCGCGGGCCTTTTACGAGGACATTCTCGGCCAGCGCGTGGTGCAGGACTACGGCGCCAACATCGCCTTTGACGGCGGCTTCTCCCTGCAGGAGCGCAAGAGCTGGCTGGCCTTTATCGGCGCTGCGGACGATCAGGTGCTGCGCCGTGCGCGCAACGCGGAGCTCTACTTTGAGACCGAGGCGCTGGACGACTTCCTGCAAAAACTGGACGCGCACCCCGAGATCGCGCGCGTGCAGCCGCTTGTGACCTGCCCCTGGGGGCAGCGCGTCATCCGCATATACGATCCGGACGGCCACATCGTGGAGGTGGGCGAGTCCATGGCGCTGGTGTGCCGGCGTTTCCTTGCGCAGGGCATGACGAGCGCGCAGGTCGCCGCACGCGCCCAGCAATCCCTCGACTACGTGCTGCGCGTGCAGCGCGAGACGTCCAGCACCTGA
- a CDS encoding DUF512 domain-containing protein, which yields MKGQRIVRIMPDSPAHDAGIRAGEVLLRINGEDIRDVVDYQYLSVLPDIDVTLAGRALHIEKEAGAPLGLVFEEALMDRQRTCANACIFCFIDQMPPGLRQTLYAKDDDWRLSLMMGNYVTLTNVGEREFARIIARRVSPLYISVHATDDAVRCRMMRNKRAGGILERLRVLAEAGIKFHLQVVLCPGWNDGAVLARTMTQLAGLYPAAQSMAVVPVGMTKFRAQLVDITPVNRAKARALLDQVEDFQRRALVKLGTRFVFPSDEWYVLAGRDVPAYEAYETFPQIDNGVGMMALLRDEFTCALDDLPREHAPRRVTVVTGKSAAGFLEALIAPLAGVQAQIVPVVNRFFGERITVAGLVTGGDIARALAGRDLGQEVLLPATMLRAQGDRFLDDMTLAELQQALGAPVRAVPVEGEALACALAGINGEEC from the coding sequence TTGAAAGGGCAACGTATCGTGCGCATCATGCCGGATAGTCCTGCGCACGATGCGGGTATCCGCGCAGGCGAAGTGCTGCTTCGCATCAACGGCGAGGATATACGCGACGTGGTGGATTACCAGTATTTGAGCGTGCTTCCAGATATCGACGTGACGCTTGCAGGGCGGGCGCTGCACATCGAAAAGGAGGCGGGCGCGCCGCTGGGGCTGGTGTTTGAGGAGGCGCTGATGGATCGCCAGCGCACCTGCGCCAACGCGTGCATCTTCTGCTTTATCGACCAGATGCCCCCCGGGCTGCGCCAGACGCTCTACGCCAAGGACGATGACTGGCGCCTTTCGCTGATGATGGGCAACTACGTGACGCTGACAAACGTGGGGGAGCGGGAGTTTGCGCGCATCATCGCGCGGCGCGTCAGCCCGCTCTACATCTCCGTGCACGCGACAGACGACGCGGTGCGCTGCCGCATGATGCGCAACAAGCGCGCCGGTGGCATCCTCGAGCGCCTGCGCGTGCTGGCTGAGGCGGGCATCAAGTTCCACCTGCAGGTGGTGCTCTGCCCCGGATGGAACGACGGCGCGGTGCTGGCGCGCACCATGACGCAGCTGGCGGGGCTGTACCCGGCCGCGCAGTCCATGGCCGTGGTGCCGGTGGGCATGACGAAATTTCGGGCGCAGCTGGTGGACATCACGCCTGTCAACCGCGCAAAGGCGCGCGCGCTGCTCGATCAGGTTGAGGACTTCCAGCGCCGCGCGCTCGTCAAGCTGGGCACGCGCTTTGTGTTCCCCTCCGACGAGTGGTACGTGCTGGCGGGCCGCGACGTGCCCGCCTACGAGGCGTACGAGACGTTCCCGCAGATCGATAACGGCGTGGGGATGATGGCGCTTCTGCGCGACGAGTTTACCTGCGCGCTGGATGATCTGCCCAGGGAGCATGCGCCCCGGCGCGTGACAGTGGTGACGGGCAAGTCGGCCGCGGGCTTTCTTGAGGCGCTCATCGCGCCGCTTGCCGGCGTCCAGGCGCAGATTGTGCCGGTGGTCAACCGGTTTTTCGGCGAGCGCATCACAGTGGCGGGCCTGGTGACGGGCGGGGACATTGCGCGCGCGCTTGCGGGGCGCGACCTGGGGCAGGAGGTGCTGCTGCCTGCCACCATGCTGCGCGCCCAGGGCGACCGTTTTTTGGACGATATGACGCTTGCCGAGCTGCAGCAGGCGCTGGGGGCGCCTGTGCGCGCGGTGCCGGTGGAGGGCGAAGCCCTTGCCTGCGCGCTTGCGGGCATCAATGGGGAGGAATGCTAA
- a CDS encoding diguanylate cyclase: protein MYTTQVTFHQRALALVKRVWHMYILQNDAQGAQEILSALTPDAVIIGTGKHEFYITRDAFVAGLMRDQAEAQSVAFEIIDEWYTLQPVTADVCMVYGTLWVREKESARKQVFVEMDSRFSAVCRDAGDHVEITHLHHSMPYIDQQEGEYYPKTLSGVAEQVLAENRRLARRLELDALTELYNRIYSERHMQQAMRAKCGVFYMIDLDDFKRVNDTLGHITGDDVIRDFARLLRDVFPDTAIIGRMGGDEFALWDGSARACAQAEAHAQALLARSGEIGAKYGVLFGCSVGIAQVARAGADFLEVYARADQALYSAKKQGKAAVCWA, encoded by the coding sequence GTGTATACGACACAGGTTACGTTTCACCAGCGGGCGCTTGCGCTGGTCAAACGCGTTTGGCATATGTATATTTTGCAGAACGATGCACAGGGCGCACAGGAGATCCTCTCCGCGCTCACGCCCGATGCGGTGATCATTGGCACGGGCAAGCACGAGTTCTACATCACGCGCGACGCGTTTGTCGCGGGGCTGATGCGCGACCAGGCGGAGGCCCAGAGCGTTGCCTTTGAGATTATCGATGAGTGGTACACCCTGCAGCCCGTGACGGCGGATGTGTGCATGGTGTACGGCACGCTCTGGGTGCGGGAAAAGGAAAGCGCGCGAAAGCAGGTCTTTGTGGAGATGGACAGCCGCTTTTCTGCGGTGTGCCGGGATGCGGGAGACCACGTGGAAATCACGCACCTGCACCACTCCATGCCCTACATTGACCAGCAGGAGGGGGAGTATTACCCCAAAACGCTCTCGGGCGTGGCCGAGCAGGTGCTGGCGGAGAACCGCCGCCTTGCGCGCCGGTTGGAGCTGGACGCGCTCACCGAGCTCTACAACCGCATCTACAGCGAGCGGCACATGCAGCAGGCGATGCGCGCCAAATGCGGCGTGTTTTATATGATTGACCTGGACGATTTCAAGCGCGTCAACGACACCCTGGGGCACATCACGGGCGACGATGTGATCCGGGATTTTGCCAGGCTGCTGCGCGACGTGTTTCCAGATACGGCCATCATCGGGCGCATGGGGGGCGACGAGTTTGCGCTGTGGGATGGCAGCGCGCGCGCATGCGCGCAGGCTGAGGCACACGCACAGGCGCTGCTTGCGCGCAGCGGCGAAATTGGAGCAAAGTACGGTGTTCTTTTCGGCTGCTCTGTGGGCATTGCGCAGGTGGCGCGCGCAGGCGCGGATTTTCTTGAGGTCTACGCGCGCGCGGACCAGGCGCTCTACAGCGCAAAAAAACAGGGAAAGGCTGCGGTGTGCTGGGCGTAG
- the nrdR gene encoding transcriptional regulator NrdR produces the protein MKCMYCGCTNSRVIDSRTTDEGTAIRRRRECEQCGRRFTTYEKIEMAPVFVIKKDGSREAFDSDKIRTSVLKACAKRPVPIGDIDALVAHIEKKVNNSLVQEVSSKELGEMVMQQLKGLDEVAYVRFASVYRQFRDINTFMSELNKLLLEDKK, from the coding sequence ATGAAGTGCATGTACTGCGGCTGCACAAACAGCCGCGTGATCGACTCGCGCACCACGGACGAGGGTACCGCCATCCGCCGCCGCCGGGAGTGCGAGCAGTGTGGACGCCGGTTTACCACGTATGAAAAGATCGAGATGGCGCCGGTGTTCGTCATCAAAAAGGACGGCTCGCGCGAGGCGTTTGATTCAGACAAAATCCGGACAAGCGTGCTGAAGGCATGCGCCAAGCGGCCTGTGCCCATCGGCGACATCGACGCGCTGGTGGCCCATATCGAAAAAAAGGTCAACAACTCGCTGGTGCAGGAGGTCTCCTCCAAGGAGCTGGGCGAGATGGTGATGCAGCAGCTCAAGGGCCTCGATGAGGTGGCCTACGTGCGCTTTGCATCGGTGTACCGGCAGTTCCGCGACATCAACACCTTTATGAGCGAGCTCAACAAGCTGCTATTGGAGGACAAAAAGTAG
- the plsY gene encoding glycerol-3-phosphate 1-O-acyltransferase PlsY: protein MTTREILMIALASVLAYLIGCISTAILLSKGVVKKDVRSMGSGNAGSTNMLRSFGWMYGLLTFAGDCLKGVLAVLLGQWLAGNMGGAFAGVFVVLGHCFPVFFKFKGGKGIATTIGVMLVVKAVVIIPIVAAGVLIIAITRYVSLGAIAGCLMAVAATWLAMPENLPMCIMISVAVVIDIFSHRANILRLIRGQERKLHAGKNPKKQDSAPPRDKEA, encoded by the coding sequence ATGACGACGCGAGAGATTCTGATGATTGCACTTGCATCGGTGCTGGCGTATCTGATCGGCTGCATCTCCACAGCCATCCTGCTTTCCAAGGGCGTGGTGAAAAAGGACGTGCGCTCCATGGGCAGCGGCAACGCGGGCTCCACCAATATGCTGCGCAGCTTCGGCTGGATGTACGGGCTGCTCACCTTTGCGGGGGACTGCCTCAAGGGTGTGCTCGCCGTGCTGCTGGGCCAGTGGCTGGCCGGCAACATGGGCGGCGCGTTCGCGGGCGTGTTTGTGGTGCTGGGCCACTGTTTTCCGGTGTTCTTCAAATTTAAGGGGGGTAAGGGCATTGCCACCACCATTGGCGTGATGCTGGTGGTCAAGGCCGTTGTGATCATCCCCATCGTGGCGGCGGGGGTGCTCATCATCGCCATCACGCGCTATGTGTCGCTGGGTGCCATCGCGGGCTGCCTGATGGCGGTGGCGGCTACGTGGCTGGCGATGCCGGAGAACCTGCCCATGTGCATCATGATCAGCGTGGCGGTCGTCATCGATATCTTTTCCCACCGCGCGAACATCCTGCGCCTCATCCGCGGCCAGGAGCGCAAGCTACACGCGGGCAAGAACCCCAAGAAGCAGGACTCCGCACCGCCCAGGGATAAAGAGGCGTGA
- the spoIVA gene encoding stage IV sporulation protein A → MEHMDLYRDIAERTNGDIYLGLVGPVRTGKSTFIKRFMEQMVLPGMENAFARERAQDEMPQSGAGKTIMTTQPHFVPNEAVELTIGEDLNVRIRLVDCVGYIVKGVIGTTEDGEPRMVRTPWADYDIPFEEAAELGTKKVITDHATIGIVMTTDGTITDIPRLNYVDAEERVIAEVKAQNKPFIVVLNSTTPQAEETENLRQSLEIKYGVPVRALDVLNMTQDEIDDLLADILMEFPITQLSIDMPRWIQVLPASHALPAGILKAVGEAGVDIRKMRDYKKLAESFNAEDGPLQLALSDVDMGAGSVVYKLTADPAMFYQVLSQECGYEIDGDYELMALMKELMVAKREYDRLAGALASVQEVGYGFVPPSVAEMTLEEPEMIRQGGRFGVRLKASAPSLHLMRVDIQTEVSPIMGTEKQSEELANYLLAEFENDPAQIWETNIFGKSLHDLVQEGLSNKLARMPDDAQHKMAETMQRIINEGHGGLICILL, encoded by the coding sequence ATGGAGCATATGGACCTGTACAGGGACATTGCCGAGCGCACAAATGGAGACATCTATCTTGGCCTTGTGGGTCCTGTGCGCACGGGTAAGTCCACCTTTATTAAACGGTTTATGGAGCAGATGGTGCTCCCGGGCATGGAAAACGCCTTTGCGCGGGAGCGCGCCCAAGACGAGATGCCGCAGAGCGGCGCGGGCAAAACCATCATGACCACCCAGCCGCACTTTGTGCCCAACGAGGCGGTGGAGCTGACAATCGGCGAGGACCTCAACGTACGCATCCGGCTGGTGGACTGCGTGGGCTACATCGTCAAGGGCGTCATCGGCACCACCGAGGATGGCGAGCCCCGCATGGTGCGCACCCCATGGGCGGATTATGACATCCCCTTTGAGGAGGCCGCGGAGCTGGGCACAAAAAAGGTCATCACCGACCACGCCACCATCGGCATTGTGATGACCACCGACGGCACCATCACCGATATCCCGCGCCTGAACTATGTCGACGCCGAGGAGCGGGTGATCGCGGAGGTCAAGGCCCAGAACAAACCCTTCATCGTGGTGCTCAACTCCACCACACCCCAGGCCGAGGAGACGGAGAACCTGCGCCAGAGCCTGGAGATCAAGTACGGCGTGCCCGTGCGCGCGCTGGATGTGCTCAACATGACGCAGGATGAGATCGACGACCTGCTGGCCGATATTCTGATGGAGTTCCCCATCACCCAGCTGTCCATCGACATGCCGCGCTGGATTCAGGTGCTCCCCGCCAGTCATGCACTGCCCGCGGGCATCCTCAAGGCGGTGGGCGAGGCAGGCGTGGATATCCGCAAGATGCGCGATTATAAAAAGCTGGCCGAAAGCTTCAACGCTGAGGACGGCCCCCTGCAGCTGGCGCTGAGCGACGTGGATATGGGCGCAGGCAGCGTGGTCTACAAGCTGACCGCCGATCCGGCGATGTTCTACCAGGTGCTCAGCCAGGAGTGTGGCTATGAAATCGACGGCGACTACGAGCTGATGGCGCTGATGAAGGAGCTGATGGTCGCTAAAAGGGAATACGACCGCCTCGCAGGCGCGCTTGCGTCCGTACAGGAGGTTGGCTACGGCTTCGTGCCGCCCAGCGTGGCGGAAATGACGCTGGAGGAACCTGAGATGATCCGCCAGGGCGGCCGCTTCGGCGTGCGTCTCAAGGCGAGCGCGCCCTCCCTGCACCTGATGCGGGTGGATATCCAAACCGAGGTTTCCCCCATCATGGGCACGGAAAAGCAGAGCGAGGAGCTGGCCAACTACCTACTTGCGGAGTTTGAGAACGACCCCGCGCAGATCTGGGAGACCAACATCTTTGGCAAGAGCCTGCACGATCTGGTGCAGGAGGGGCTTTCCAACAAGCTTGCGCGCATGCCCGACGACGCGCAGCACAAGATGGCCGAGACCATGCAGCGCATCATCAACGAGGGCCACGGCGGGCTGATCTGCATCCTGCTGTAG
- a CDS encoding alpha-amylase domain-containing protein: MGQRYAGAVVRDLLGSAPEPVTIEQDGWADFPVSGGAVSVYILPDAYDAWKGATL; the protein is encoded by the coding sequence CTGGGCCAGCGCTATGCGGGCGCCGTGGTGCGCGACCTGCTGGGCAGCGCGCCGGAGCCCGTCACCATCGAGCAGGACGGCTGGGCGGATTTCCCGGTATCAGGCGGCGCGGTATCCGTCTATATTCTGCCGGACGCGTATGACGCGTGGAAAGGAGCGACCCTGTGA
- the der gene encoding ribosome biogenesis GTPase Der — protein sequence MANARPMVAIVGRPNVGKSTFFNSMAGERKAIVEDIPGITRDRIYADVEWLGRPFTLIDTGGIEPASEDILLRQMRRQAQIAIETAQVILFFVDAKEGLSPADEDVADMLRRSHKPVIVVANKVDHFPNHEAYYDFYALGMGEPVPISSSQKLGFGDLLDEVIKLLPQSAAEGEEGEDERIHVAVVGRPNVGKSSLVNTLLREERVIVSDIPGTTRDAIDTELAVGEDTYVLIDTAGLRKKSRIDDKTVERYSAVRALSAVRRCDVALIVVDAQHGVSEQETKIAGYVHEQGKAAVVVVNKWDLIEKSTGTLEKYARTVRASLQFMDYVQVLFISAKSGQRVHKVMDAVRDAFAQAKRRVPTGLLNDVIGEAIAMHEPPIASGRRPRLYYATQVSVRPPTFVFFVNDPDIFHFSYMRYLENHLRKSFGFAGTPIRLLLRARKKEESV from the coding sequence ATGGCAAATGCAAGGCCGATGGTGGCCATTGTGGGGCGGCCCAATGTGGGCAAGTCCACCTTTTTCAACAGCATGGCGGGGGAGCGCAAGGCGATTGTAGAGGACATCCCGGGCATTACGCGCGATCGCATCTATGCGGACGTGGAGTGGCTGGGGCGCCCCTTTACGCTGATCGATACGGGCGGCATTGAGCCTGCAAGCGAGGATATCCTGCTTCGGCAGATGCGCCGCCAGGCGCAGATCGCCATCGAGACGGCGCAGGTGATCCTGTTTTTTGTGGACGCCAAAGAGGGGCTCTCGCCGGCGGACGAGGATGTGGCCGACATGCTGCGCCGCAGCCACAAGCCGGTGATCGTAGTGGCAAACAAGGTGGACCACTTCCCTAACCACGAGGCATATTACGACTTCTACGCCCTGGGCATGGGGGAGCCAGTGCCCATCTCCTCGTCGCAGAAGCTGGGCTTTGGCGATCTGCTCGACGAAGTGATCAAGCTGCTGCCTCAAAGCGCGGCGGAGGGTGAAGAGGGCGAGGACGAGCGTATCCACGTGGCGGTGGTGGGCCGGCCCAACGTGGGTAAAAGCTCGCTTGTCAACACCCTGCTGCGCGAGGAGCGGGTGATCGTCAGCGATATCCCGGGCACCACGCGCGACGCGATCGACACCGAGCTTGCGGTGGGCGAGGATACGTACGTGCTGATCGACACGGCGGGCCTGCGTAAAAAGAGCCGCATCGACGATAAGACCGTGGAGCGCTACAGCGCGGTGCGCGCGCTTTCGGCGGTGCGCAGGTGCGACGTGGCGCTGATCGTGGTGGACGCGCAGCACGGCGTAAGCGAGCAGGAGACCAAAATCGCGGGTTACGTGCACGAGCAGGGCAAGGCCGCGGTGGTGGTGGTCAACAAGTGGGATTTGATCGAAAAGAGCACGGGCACGCTGGAAAAGTACGCGCGCACCGTGCGCGCCTCGCTGCAGTTTATGGACTACGTACAGGTGCTCTTTATCTCGGCCAAATCCGGCCAGCGGGTGCACAAGGTAATGGACGCGGTGCGCGACGCATTTGCCCAGGCCAAGCGGCGCGTGCCCACCGGCCTATTAAACGACGTGATCGGCGAGGCCATCGCCATGCACGAGCCGCCCATCGCCTCGGGCAGGCGTCCCCGGCTGTACTACGCCACGCAGGTATCGGTGCGGCCGCCCACATTTGTCTTTTTTGTCAATGATCCGGACATTTTTCATTTTTCCTACATGCGCTACCTGGAAAACCACCTGCGCAAATCCTTTGGCTTTGCGGGCACGCCCATCCGGCTGTTGCTGCGGGCACGTAAAAAGGAGGAATCGGTATGA
- a CDS encoding alpha-amylase: MNSQNPTIMQYFEWYLPDDCALWNQAAAEAGALARAGVTALWLPPAYKGAGGAHDVGYAVYDLYDLGEFDQKGSVRTKYGTRQEYLACIEALHAQGLCVYPDVVLNHHIGADASELVPASSDDPENRNIQIGSERVIRAWTRFDFVGRGGKYSNFTWNWAHFAGVDWDDTKKAGGVYKFHGKHWDAEVDSERGNFDYLMGADVDFTNPQVLEELERWGQWYLQTTKADGMRLDALKHIRYGFYQQYLGMLRSTCRRDLFAVGEYWSRDVHALEHYLDCVSHNMRLFDVPLHFAFYEAATANGQRDMARLFEGTLTAAQGDYAVTFVDNHDTQIGQALESFVPAWFKPLAYALILLRKEGVPCVFYGDYYGIPHDNIPPAPHLKALLWARMHVAYGFQHDYFDHANIVGWTREGDDMHPSSGLAAVLSDGPGGSKRM; the protein is encoded by the coding sequence ATGAACAGCCAAAACCCCACCATCATGCAGTACTTTGAGTGGTACCTGCCTGACGACTGTGCGCTGTGGAACCAGGCGGCCGCCGAGGCTGGCGCGCTTGCACGCGCGGGCGTCACCGCGCTGTGGCTGCCCCCCGCCTATAAGGGCGCAGGCGGCGCGCACGACGTGGGCTATGCGGTCTACGATCTCTACGATCTGGGCGAGTTCGACCAGAAGGGCAGTGTGCGCACCAAGTACGGCACGCGCCAAGAGTACCTCGCCTGCATCGAGGCGCTGCACGCGCAGGGCCTGTGCGTCTACCCCGACGTGGTGCTCAACCACCACATCGGCGCGGACGCAAGCGAACTTGTGCCCGCCTCCAGCGACGATCCCGAAAACCGCAATATCCAGATCGGCTCCGAGCGGGTGATCCGCGCCTGGACGCGCTTTGACTTTGTCGGTCGCGGGGGCAAGTATTCCAATTTTACGTGGAACTGGGCGCACTTCGCCGGCGTGGACTGGGATGATACCAAAAAGGCCGGCGGCGTATACAAATTCCACGGCAAGCACTGGGACGCAGAGGTGGACAGTGAGCGAGGCAACTTCGATTACCTGATGGGTGCGGACGTGGACTTTACCAATCCGCAGGTGCTGGAAGAACTGGAGCGCTGGGGCCAGTGGTATCTGCAGACTACAAAGGCCGACGGCATGCGCCTCGACGCGCTCAAGCACATCCGCTACGGCTTCTACCAGCAGTACCTGGGCATGCTGCGCAGCACATGCAGGCGGGATTTGTTCGCCGTGGGCGAGTATTGGAGCCGCGATGTGCACGCGCTGGAGCATTACCTTGACTGCGTCAGCCACAACATGCGCCTGTTTGACGTGCCGCTGCACTTCGCCTTTTACGAGGCGGCAACCGCAAATGGCCAGCGGGACATGGCGCGCCTGTTTGAAGGCACGCTGACAGCCGCGCAGGGCGACTACGCCGTCACCTTTGTGGACAACCACGATACCCAGATCGGCCAGGCGCTGGAATCCTTTGTGCCCGCCTGGTTCAAACCCCTCGCCTATGCGCTGATCCTGCTGCGCAAAGAGGGCGTTCCCTGCGTGTTCTACGGCGATTACTACGGCATCCCCCATGACAACATCCCGCCCGCGCCCCATCTCAAGGCGCTGCTCTGGGCGCGCATGCACGTGGCCTACGGCTTTCAGCACGATTATTTCGACCATGCAAACATCGTGGGCTGGACGCGCGAGGGGGACGACATGCATCCATCCAGCGGCCTGGCCGCCGTGCTCTCGGACGGGCCGGGCGGCAGCAAGCGCATGTAG
- a CDS encoding pyridoxal phosphate-dependent aminotransferase: protein MISQKMLALGSKRSVIRELFEYGKKRAAQIGAQNIFDFSLGNPSVPAPPCVNQTLAQLLSTTDSVALHGYTSAQGDAVVRKTIADYVNKTHGTSISADNIYMTVGAAASVSISIQAIACPGDAFITFAPFFPEYRVFVEMAGATLVPVAPDPDTFQIDVDRFAAAITPRTKGVIINSPNNPSGVVYSQQTIDRICEVLRQKSAQYGAPIYLISDEPYRELVYEGVTVPYLLHDYDNTFICYSYSKSLSLPGERIGYIIVSDKMQDAQDVYFAVCGAGRALGYVCAPSLFQRLVAACVDQTADVSIYKKNRDLLYDNLCAYGFTCVKPDGAFYLFVKAMEPDANAFCARAKAHELLLVPGDDFGCPGYVRIAYCVQTELIERALPAFKKLAESYQK from the coding sequence ATGATTTCACAGAAAATGCTGGCGCTGGGCAGCAAACGCTCGGTGATCCGCGAGCTGTTTGAGTACGGCAAAAAGCGCGCCGCACAGATCGGCGCACAGAACATATTCGATTTCAGCCTGGGCAACCCCAGCGTGCCCGCGCCCCCGTGCGTCAACCAGACGCTGGCCCAGCTGCTGTCCACCACCGATTCGGTCGCGCTACACGGCTACACCTCCGCCCAGGGCGATGCGGTCGTGCGCAAGACCATTGCCGATTACGTCAATAAAACCCACGGCACCAGCATCAGCGCAGACAACATCTACATGACCGTAGGCGCCGCCGCGTCTGTGAGCATCAGCATCCAGGCAATCGCCTGCCCTGGCGATGCGTTCATCACCTTTGCGCCCTTCTTTCCGGAATACCGGGTGTTTGTGGAGATGGCGGGTGCCACGCTGGTGCCCGTGGCGCCCGATCCGGATACCTTCCAGATCGACGTGGACCGCTTTGCCGCGGCCATCACCCCCCGCACCAAGGGCGTGATCATCAATTCGCCCAACAATCCCTCCGGCGTGGTGTACAGCCAGCAGACCATCGACCGCATCTGCGAGGTGCTGCGCCAAAAAAGCGCCCAGTACGGCGCGCCCATCTACCTGATCTCCGACGAGCCCTACCGCGAGCTGGTGTACGAAGGCGTCACCGTCCCCTACTTGCTGCACGATTACGACAATACGTTCATCTGCTACTCCTACAGCAAATCACTCTCGCTGCCGGGCGAGCGCATCGGCTACATCATCGTCTCTGACAAGATGCAGGATGCGCAGGACGTCTACTTTGCCGTGTGCGGCGCGGGCCGCGCGCTGGGCTACGTGTGCGCCCCCAGCCTCTTTCAGCGCCTGGTGGCCGCGTGCGTGGACCAGACGGCGGACGTCTCCATCTACAAAAAGAACCGCGATCTGCTCTACGACAACCTGTGCGCTTACGGCTTTACCTGCGTCAAGCCCGACGGCGCGTTCTACCTGTTCGTCAAGGCCATGGAACCTGACGCGAACGCCTTCTGCGCGCGCGCCAAGGCGCACGAGCTGCTGCTTGTGCCGGGCGACGACTTTGGCTGCCCCGGCTACGTGCGCATTGCCTATTGCGTGCAGACTGAGCTGATCGAGCGCGCCCTGCCCGCCTTTAAAAAGCTGGCGGAATCGTACCAGAAGTGA